From a region of the Mercurialis annua linkage group LG1-X, ddMerAnnu1.2, whole genome shotgun sequence genome:
- the LOC126663720 gene encoding U-box domain-containing protein 13: MEEEKGVLVENLIEIVNEIASISEYRSSVKKLYCNLARRLKLLTPLFEEIKEIKELIHPHTFQALVSLKSSLLSAQDLLKFGCEASKIYMVLEREQIMNKYHEVTGQLEQSLSTISYENLDISDEVKEQVELVLAQFRRAKGRVDTPDVELYEDLLLLFNKSNDAEIDPVVLRRSSEKLQLLGIDDLTQESLALHEMVGATGGDPEANIEKMSMLLKKIKDFVQTENPNLETIRKEKNLPPSGSGQASTNANHKAPVIPDDFRCPISLELMKDPVIVSTGQTYERSCIEKWLEAGHGTCPKTQQNVSSTAVTPNYVLRSLIAQWCEANGIEPPKRPSSSRSNKTTSAYSPAERTKVEILLHKLTSGSPEDQRSAAGEIRLLAKRNADNRVAIAEAGAIPLLVGLLSTPDSRTQEHAVTALLNLSICEDNKGSIISAGAVPGIVHVLKKGSMEARENAAATLFSLSVVDENKVTIGSSGAIPPLAMLLSEGTQRGKKDAATALFNLCIYQGNKGKAVRAGVVPTLMRLLTEPGGGMVDEALAILAILASHPEGKSSIGAAEAVPVLVEVIGNGSPRNRENAAAVMVHLCSGDQKYLIEAQELGIMGALLDLAQNGTDRGKRKARQLLECISRFVEQQKQAHVQTEAQAQHQVQMQQPQPTYTENSADS, encoded by the exons ATGGAGGAGGAGAAAGGGGTGTTAGTGGAGAATTTGATAGAGATAGTGAATGAGATAGCTTCGATCTCAGAGTATAGAAGCTCGGTGAAGAAATTGTATTGTAATTTAGCCAGAAGATTGAAGCTTTTAACTCCATTGTTTGAGGAGATTAAAGAGATTAAAGAACTAATTCATCCTCATACTTTTCAAGCTTTGGTTTCTTTGAAAAGCTCTCTTCTTTCTGCTCAAGATTTGCTTAAATTCGGCTGTGAAGCCAGCAAGATTTACATg GTGTTGGAGAGGGAACAAATTATGAATAAATATCATGAGGTGACAGGTCAATTGGAACAATCACTAAGTACAATTTCCTATGAAAATCTTGACATATCAGATGAAGTTAAAGAACAG GTTGAGCTTGTCCTTGCACAGTTCAGAAGAGCCAAAGGGAGGGTCGATACTCCCGATGTTGAGTTGTATGAAGATCTCTTATTGCTTTTCAACAAGAGTAACGATGCAGAAATAGATCCAGTTGTCCTAAGAAGATCATCTGAGAAGTTACAGTTGCTAGGGATAGATGATCTAACACAAGAATCGCTAGCTCTGCATGAAATGGTTGGTGCTACCGGTGGTGATCCTGAGGCAAATATCGAGAAAATGTCGATGCTACTTAAGAAAATTAAGGATTTCGTGCAAACAGAAAATCCGAATCTGGAAACAATAAGAAAGGAGAAAAATCTACCGCCTAGTGGCAGTGGACAAGCGTCCACCAATGCGAATCACAAGGCTCCAGTTATACCAGATGATTTCCGCTGTCCGATATCTTTGGAATTGATGAAAGATCCCGTTATAGTTTCAACAGGACAG ACATATGAGCGTTCTTGCATTGAGAAATGGCTGGAAGCAGGGCATGGAACATGTCCAAAGACGCAGCAGAACGTTAGCAGTACAGCTGTCACACCAAATTATGTATTGCGCAGCCTCATTGCTCAGTGGTGTGAAGCAAACGGCATCGAACCACCGAAACGACCCAGCAGTTCTCGATCCAACAAAACCACATCCGCCTACTCTCCTGCCGAGCGTACTAAGGTCGAGATTCTCCTCCATAAACTCACATCTGGTAGCCCTGAAGACCAGCGATCTGCTGCAGGTGAGATCCGCCTTCTTGCCAAGCGAAATGCAGATAATCGTGTGGCTATTGCTGAAGCTGGTGCAATCCCACTTCTCGTGGGCCTCCTCTCAACACCAGACTCCCGCACACAAGAGCATGCGGTGACCGCACTTCTTAACCTTTCTATATGTGAAGATAACAAAGGAAGCATCATATCAGCTGGGGCGGTTCCCGGTATAGTGCATGTGCTTAAGAAGGGCAGCATGGAAGCTCGGGAAAATGCTGCAGCCACACTTTTCAGTCTTTCAGTTGTCGATGAAAATAAGGTCACGATAGGCTCATCCGGGGCGATCCCCCCACTCGCGATGCTTCTAAGTGAGGGTACCCAAAGGGGGAAAAAGGATGCTGCGACTGCACTTTTCAACTTGTGCATCTATCAGGGGAACAAGGGAAAGGCGGTGAGGGCTGGAGTTGTGCCCACGCTAATGCGTCTGTTAACTGAACCTGGCGGCGGAATGGTCGATGAAGCATTAGCCATATTAGCTATACTGGCTAGCCATCCGGAAGGGAAGTCATCCATTGGAGCTGCAGAGGCAGTGCCTGTATTAGTGGAAGTTATTGGAAACGGATCCCCCCGGAACAGAGAAAATGCGGCTGCAGTAATGGTGCACCTGTGTTCTGGAgaccaaaaatatttaatcgaAGCACAGGAGCTTGGAATCATGGGGGCACTACTAGATCTAGCTCAAAATGGCACGGACCGCGGGAAAAGGAAGGCCCGTCAGTTGCTGGAGTGTATTAGCAGGTTTGTCGAGCAGCAAAAGCAGGCTCACGTACAAACCGAGGCTCAAGCGCAACATCAGGTTCAGATGCAGCAGCCACAACCAACATACACAGAAAATTCTGCTGACAGCTGA